From Pelosinus fermentans DSM 17108, the proteins below share one genomic window:
- the amrB gene encoding AmmeMemoRadiSam system protein B, whose translation MKNLEICALMPHPSSMIPEVGNGELDKIKNTVAAAAEAAKKIKECNPQTVILITPHGPAFEDAVSISVHPRLKGSFAAFGAPDVVLGFETDGLLVRHILKKADRLGVNIVELTDDEAKNHGIRLELDHGALVPLYYLTKAGFKGQLVHISVGMLSYEEVYTFGKAVQAAIGSVDKRVAVIASGNLSHCVPADNALSDHAKGREFDHKVMEAVEKLNIKALLQMDREVVAAAKECSMRSIFFLMGVVGGLNATGETLSYEAPLGIGYGVSLITLQHKSKETPGAKH comes from the coding sequence ATGAAAAATTTAGAAATTTGTGCTCTTATGCCTCATCCTTCTAGTATGATTCCTGAAGTGGGGAATGGTGAGCTGGATAAAATAAAAAATACAGTTGCTGCTGCTGCGGAAGCCGCAAAAAAGATTAAGGAATGCAATCCTCAAACGGTTATTTTAATTACACCCCATGGCCCTGCGTTTGAAGATGCGGTAAGTATCAGTGTCCATCCCAGGCTTAAAGGGAGCTTTGCCGCTTTTGGTGCTCCTGATGTTGTTCTTGGGTTTGAAACAGATGGATTACTTGTGCGGCATATACTAAAAAAAGCCGATCGCTTAGGTGTGAATATCGTCGAATTGACAGATGATGAAGCCAAGAATCATGGAATCCGTTTAGAATTAGATCATGGAGCACTCGTACCTCTCTACTACTTGACGAAAGCCGGGTTTAAAGGGCAATTAGTACATATTTCAGTGGGGATGTTATCCTATGAAGAAGTGTATACCTTTGGCAAAGCTGTGCAAGCTGCGATTGGTTCTGTCGATAAACGGGTTGCAGTCATTGCCTCTGGCAACTTGTCTCATTGCGTACCAGCCGATAATGCATTAAGTGATCATGCTAAGGGGCGTGAGTTTGATCACAAGGTTATGGAGGCAGTTGAAAAGCTAAATATAAAAGCACTATTACAAATGGACCGAGAGGTAGTAGCCGCTGCAAAAGAATGCAGCATGCGGTCGATCTTTTTTCTAATGGGAGTGGTGGGTGGTCTTAATGCTACTGGAGAAACCCTATCCTATGAGGCACCTCTTGGCATTGGCTATGGGGTATCTTTAATCACCCTTCAACACAAGTCAAAAGAGACACCCGGTGCAAAACATTGA
- the rpsI gene encoding 30S ribosomal protein S9: MALVTYYGTGRRKTSVARVRLVPGEGNILVNDRTIAEYFGRKTLELIVKQPLNLTETLGKYNVLIKVEGGGPSGQAGAVRHGISRALLKVDAEYRPSLKKAGFLTRDPREKERRKYGLKKARKASQFSKR, from the coding sequence ATGGCATTGGTTACTTACTACGGCACAGGTCGCAGAAAAACCTCGGTTGCCAGAGTTCGTCTGGTTCCGGGTGAAGGCAATATTCTAGTTAACGACCGTACTATTGCAGAATATTTTGGTCGCAAAACATTAGAACTTATTGTAAAACAACCCCTTAATTTGACAGAAACTCTTGGCAAATACAATGTGTTAATTAAAGTGGAGGGCGGCGGTCCTTCAGGACAAGCTGGCGCAGTTCGTCACGGTATTTCTCGTGCATTACTTAAAGTTGATGCTGAGTACCGTCCATCTTTGAAAAAAGCTGGATTCCTTACTCGTGATCCACGTGAAAAAGAGCGTCGTAAATATGGTTTGAAGAAAGCGCGTAAAGCGTCTCAGTTCTCCAAACGTTAA
- a CDS encoding HelD family protein, which yields MVKDHPDYALEKQHLDYTLKEMNQIITSLEDDIDKRTAQMRVSLEHKDQISTYVHSMMKHDHAEKIYDMKEALGSPYFGRVDFKDDDAVDYESFYIGRIKISRLDILTVKDILVFDWRDPVATIFYECQDGRVSYDVLGKYHYSGDVNLKRQYKIVEGVLQKISDDYIFDQLADPKKEALLADPFLTERLLQGTSNKLKDIVTSIRGEQNKIIRETLHQVIIIQGVAGSGKSTIGLHRLSYLLYNEKLDPQKMMVIAPNKLFLDYICELLPEIDADDVRQQTFIDVVHEITQTTFSLHQDEKAHLFLENKIKDSRRDQLEAVARLKGSLEFVKILDAWMDKKIEKFCLKLKDILLFDQKLLITKEQQIENFMQGGMLNTPYNERVKTLSGYIKFRVRNFLEVLEMEQRRKIGSTDKTYEQYSQQGTQFLAGHFSKWSCDDIRTCYKEVFSNKSIFKILKNKKLDIAFIAEYSSSILQEGNVEREDLAPICYLSYLVNGWNHIVKFEHIVVDEAQDLNTLEFMILKMLSKNSSFTIMGDLSQGITAYRSIDSWQVVMKEVFSDVKSIYREVNYSYRSAREIIECFNKVMPRGHSAAIPVYEIGQDPVYQQISTENEAVLAIRDAIQKFKEQDCKSIGIITKMERDSVSLYHALQQEGDNLELHVITSDTLSYQGGISILPVGLAKGLEFDGVIIWNASDKEFKNNSFDAKLLYVALSRPLYYLHILYQGNLTPLLKGKSK from the coding sequence ATGGTTAAGGATCATCCGGATTATGCTTTAGAAAAACAGCACTTGGATTATACGCTAAAAGAGATGAATCAAATCATTACATCTTTGGAAGACGATATTGATAAGCGTACTGCGCAAATGCGTGTGTCATTGGAGCATAAAGATCAAATTAGTACCTATGTTCATTCCATGATGAAACATGATCATGCTGAAAAGATTTATGATATGAAAGAGGCTCTAGGGAGTCCTTATTTTGGTCGTGTGGATTTTAAAGATGATGATGCGGTGGACTATGAGAGCTTTTATATAGGACGAATTAAAATCAGCCGTTTGGACATTCTTACCGTAAAAGATATTTTAGTATTTGACTGGCGCGACCCTGTAGCAACTATTTTCTATGAATGCCAAGATGGACGTGTCAGTTACGATGTTTTGGGAAAATACCATTATAGCGGTGACGTGAACTTAAAGAGACAATACAAAATAGTCGAAGGCGTTTTGCAAAAAATATCCGACGATTATATTTTTGATCAATTGGCAGATCCTAAAAAGGAAGCCTTACTTGCTGACCCCTTTTTAACGGAAAGGCTGCTGCAAGGTACCAGTAATAAGCTAAAAGATATTGTAACTTCCATTCGAGGAGAACAAAACAAAATTATTCGGGAAACCTTACATCAAGTGATTATTATCCAAGGCGTTGCGGGCTCAGGAAAAAGTACCATTGGTCTGCATCGATTATCTTATTTGCTTTATAATGAAAAATTAGATCCACAGAAAATGATGGTCATTGCACCCAACAAATTATTCTTAGATTATATTTGTGAACTGCTTCCAGAGATCGATGCAGATGATGTGAGGCAGCAGACGTTTATTGATGTAGTACATGAAATAACGCAGACGACATTCTCCTTGCACCAAGATGAGAAAGCCCATCTGTTTTTAGAAAATAAGATAAAAGATAGCCGTCGTGATCAATTAGAGGCAGTTGCCCGATTAAAGGGATCTTTGGAATTTGTGAAAATATTAGATGCTTGGATGGATAAGAAAATTGAAAAATTCTGCCTAAAGTTAAAAGACATCCTGCTGTTTGATCAGAAATTATTGATTACAAAAGAACAGCAAATTGAAAACTTTATGCAAGGCGGTATGCTCAATACTCCCTATAATGAGCGTGTAAAAACGTTAAGCGGTTATATTAAGTTTAGGGTGCGAAATTTCTTGGAAGTGTTAGAAATGGAGCAGAGGCGCAAAATTGGCAGTACAGATAAAACCTATGAGCAATATTCACAGCAAGGGACACAATTTCTGGCAGGTCATTTTTCAAAATGGTCTTGCGATGATATTAGGACTTGTTACAAGGAAGTCTTTAGCAATAAAAGTATATTTAAAATTTTAAAGAATAAAAAATTGGACATTGCGTTTATCGCAGAATACTCCAGCAGCATATTACAAGAGGGAAATGTAGAGAGAGAAGACTTGGCACCCATTTGCTATCTTTCTTATCTCGTAAATGGCTGGAATCATATTGTGAAATTTGAACATATTGTAGTGGATGAAGCCCAGGACTTAAATACTTTAGAGTTTATGATTCTTAAAATGTTGTCAAAGAATAGCTCCTTTACCATTATGGGTGATCTATCCCAAGGAATTACCGCTTATCGCAGTATCGATAGCTGGCAGGTCGTGATGAAAGAAGTATTTTCTGATGTAAAATCCATCTATCGTGAAGTCAATTACAGCTATCGTTCAGCACGGGAAATTATCGAATGTTTTAACAAGGTAATGCCTAGAGGACACTCTGCTGCCATTCCCGTATATGAAATTGGTCAAGATCCCGTATATCAGCAGATCAGCACAGAAAACGAAGCAGTATTGGCGATACGAGATGCGATTCAAAAGTTTAAAGAGCAAGATTGCAAATCCATTGGAATTATTACCAAAATGGAAAGAGACAGTGTTTCTTTATATCATGCTCTGCAGCAAGAAGGCGATAATTTGGAGCTGCATGTGATTACCAGTGATACTCTTTCTTACCAGGGCGGTATTTCCATCCTTCCAGTGGGCTTGGCAAAAGGTTTGGAATTTGATGGTGTGATTATATGGAATGCTTCGGATAAAGAATTCAAGAACAATAGCTTCGATGCCAAACTGCTCTATGTAGCCTTATCTCGTCCCTTATATTATTTACACATACTATATCAAGGTAATCTTACACCCTTGTTAAAGGGAAAAAGTAAATGA
- a CDS encoding DNA-directed RNA polymerase subunit alpha — MIEIEKPKIEIVELSEDNRYGKFVCEPLERGYGTTLGNSLRRILLSSLQGAAITAVKIEGVLHEFSTIPGVREDVTDIILNLKTLRLKMHNDEPKTLRIERLTEGEVTAGDILVDPDIEVLNPELHLATVDASGSLKMEITVERGRGYVPGDKNKKPDHVIGIIPIDSIFSPIQRVNYQITDTRVGNVTDYDKLTLEVWTDGSIRPEEAVSKSASIMVAHLKLFQNLAGIIPEEDSIDGTFTEVVEEGNSKIMDMTIEDLDLSVRSYNCLKRAGINTVADLVQKSEDDMMKVRNLGRKSMEEVKKKLIELGLGLSEEEE; from the coding sequence ATGATCGAAATCGAAAAACCGAAGATTGAAATTGTAGAACTGAGTGAAGACAATCGTTATGGCAAGTTTGTATGTGAGCCACTAGAACGTGGTTATGGTACTACCCTTGGCAACAGTTTACGCCGTATATTGCTGTCCTCCCTGCAGGGGGCCGCAATTACAGCGGTTAAAATTGAAGGCGTTCTTCATGAGTTTTCTACCATTCCAGGTGTTCGGGAAGACGTTACCGACATTATCCTGAATTTAAAAACATTGCGTCTAAAAATGCACAATGATGAACCAAAGACTTTGAGAATTGAACGATTGACTGAAGGGGAAGTTACAGCAGGAGATATTCTTGTTGACCCGGATATTGAGGTTTTGAATCCCGAATTACATTTGGCGACAGTTGATGCTAGTGGATCGCTAAAAATGGAAATCACCGTAGAACGTGGTCGGGGTTATGTTCCTGGAGACAAGAACAAAAAACCTGATCATGTGATCGGTATTATTCCGATTGACTCCATTTTTTCACCCATTCAGAGAGTTAACTATCAGATCACTGATACTCGTGTCGGGAACGTTACTGATTACGATAAATTAACTCTGGAAGTATGGACGGATGGAAGTATCAGACCAGAAGAAGCTGTAAGTAAATCTGCTAGTATTATGGTCGCTCATTTGAAGCTATTCCAGAATTTAGCAGGCATAATTCCTGAAGAAGATAGTATCGATGGTACTTTTACCGAAGTGGTAGAAGAAGGAAATTCAAAAATCATGGATATGACGATTGAAGATCTGGATCTGTCTGTACGTTCTTATAACTGCTTGAAGCGGGCAGGAATTAATACAGTGGCGGACTTGGTACAAAAATCCGAAGATGATATGATGAAGGTGCGTAACCTTGGTCGTAAATCAATGGAAGAAGTGAAGAAAAAATTAATCGAACTAGGTCTTGGACTTAGTGAAGAGGAAGAATAA
- the truA gene encoding tRNA pseudouridine(38-40) synthase TruA encodes MRNIKLTLAYDGTAYHGFQRQINAIGIQQVLEDKLAKIVGHTFRIHMAGRTDSGVHAYGQVVNFKTTSTIPVDRIAIASRSLLPYDIVVLDAEEVPDSFDAQYSAQSKIYVYKIYQHTVPNPFLRNLVWTIPQTLDVSAMEEAAQIIIGTHDFSAFRASGGASVSPIRTIMAVECQLQDRILELSFWGNGFLYHMVRNITGTLVNVGLGKTSLEKFKTIFEGRDRKKAGATAPAHGLYLKEVRY; translated from the coding sequence ATGCGTAATATTAAATTAACATTGGCTTATGACGGCACGGCGTATCATGGGTTTCAGCGCCAGATTAACGCGATCGGAATACAACAAGTACTAGAAGACAAATTGGCAAAGATTGTCGGTCATACATTCAGGATTCATATGGCTGGCAGAACTGATTCTGGGGTTCATGCTTATGGACAAGTCGTCAATTTTAAAACGACCAGCACTATTCCTGTAGATCGTATTGCAATAGCCTCTAGGAGTTTACTGCCTTACGATATTGTAGTTCTGGATGCAGAGGAGGTTCCTGATAGCTTTGATGCTCAATACAGCGCCCAAAGTAAAATATATGTGTATAAGATTTATCAGCATACTGTACCAAATCCCTTTCTTCGGAATTTGGTATGGACGATTCCACAAACATTAGATGTTTCAGCAATGGAAGAAGCAGCACAAATAATCATCGGAACCCATGATTTTTCAGCTTTTCGAGCCTCGGGAGGAGCAAGCGTTAGTCCGATTCGCACAATTATGGCAGTTGAATGCCAACTTCAGGATCGGATATTGGAACTTTCTTTTTGGGGAAATGGTTTCTTATATCATATGGTGAGGAATATAACTGGTACATTAGTGAATGTGGGGCTAGGAAAGACTTCTTTAGAGAAGTTTAAGACCATCTTTGAGGGACGGGATCGAAAGAAGGCAGGCGCTACAGCACCTGCTCATGGACTATATTTAAAAGAAGTTCGGTATTAA
- a CDS encoding YbaK/EbsC family protein, which produces MPLERVKEFVSHYPDLKIVLFDTSTHTADLAAQALGVAPAQIAKTLVFLADGQPVLVVTCGDKKINTKKLAKELEVKKIRFADAKTVEDATGFLPGGVSPIGLISDISLYLDQSLWDFDTVYAAAGTANSALPVSPDRLCEITGAKIIDVCC; this is translated from the coding sequence ATGCCATTAGAACGTGTTAAAGAATTCGTAAGTCACTATCCTGACTTAAAAATAGTTTTATTTGATACAAGTACGCATACAGCGGATTTAGCTGCTCAGGCATTAGGAGTTGCGCCAGCACAAATTGCTAAAACCTTGGTATTTCTTGCAGATGGACAACCTGTATTAGTAGTAACCTGCGGAGATAAGAAGATCAATACAAAAAAGTTAGCCAAAGAATTAGAGGTTAAAAAGATTCGTTTTGCAGATGCGAAGACGGTGGAAGATGCTACTGGTTTTTTACCAGGTGGTGTATCACCCATCGGGTTAATAAGCGATATTTCCTTGTATCTCGATCAAAGTTTATGGGATTTTGATACGGTGTATGCAGCTGCAGGGACTGCTAATTCTGCCCTGCCTGTAAGTCCAGATCGTTTATGTGAGATTACAGGAGCCAAAATTATCGACGTTTGTTGTTAA
- a CDS encoding transglycosylase domain-containing protein has translation MRFRRLLLLSILLFALSFGWAGGTDYIKGLLPAIPSSQRITTHLASSWERTYRMIALKSAVNEKLNKTNYITIQYIPLAMQQSIIAVEDNRFYRHYGFDIEGILRAMLVNMQAGGFSEGGSTITQQLIKNLFLTQEKTYGRKAEEFLLAMNMELRYSKEEILEMYLNTIYFGSGAYGIGDAAKIYFDKAPVNLTLAECSLLAGLPNAPSLNSPYVDFNAAKQRQAIVLSAMARQGYIGSQTAEETRLTPIKLAK, from the coding sequence ATGAGGTTTCGTAGATTGCTATTACTCTCGATACTATTATTTGCTCTATCCTTTGGATGGGCTGGCGGCACCGATTACATAAAAGGACTTCTTCCTGCGATCCCCTCATCCCAAAGAATCACTACTCATTTAGCAAGTTCGTGGGAGCGCACCTATCGCATGATTGCTCTGAAAAGTGCTGTCAATGAAAAACTCAATAAGACAAATTATATCACCATACAATATATTCCTCTGGCTATGCAGCAAAGTATTATTGCAGTAGAAGACAACCGATTTTACCGCCATTACGGATTTGATATTGAAGGTATCCTAAGAGCCATGCTAGTCAACATGCAAGCAGGCGGCTTTTCTGAAGGCGGGAGTACGATCACACAGCAGCTGATTAAAAACTTATTTCTTACCCAAGAAAAAACCTATGGCCGCAAGGCCGAAGAATTTCTTCTCGCCATGAATATGGAACTGCGGTATTCAAAGGAAGAAATCTTAGAAATGTATTTGAATACGATTTACTTTGGATCTGGTGCTTATGGCATAGGAGATGCAGCAAAGATATACTTTGACAAGGCTCCTGTTAATCTTACGTTAGCAGAATGTTCTCTACTCGCAGGTCTCCCCAACGCTCCTTCCCTTAATTCTCCATATGTAGATTTTAATGCAGCAAAACAAAGACAAGCCATTGTGCTGTCTGCCATGGCTCGCCAAGGATATATCGGCTCCCAAACAGCAGAGGAAACAAGACTTACCCCAATTAAACTGGCGAAGTAA
- a CDS encoding N-acetylmuramoyl-L-alanine amidase, with protein sequence MRLILVRKASVKRVIMLSVTMVVLHFLAMQYIIGDDFENVDMSVLAGHTIAIDPGHGGIDSGANANNVDEKEITLTISTKLASLLQQYGAKVILTREADVDYYTKGKGGKRNDLLERAKIINHSGAELYVSIHCNAYRGASLSGAQVFYNPKFEMNKALATRLQHVLKEFPPGNKRQVKEDLHILLLNEINIPGVLVEAGYLTNKEEASLLADDHYQQKMVENIAKALAYHFYKNAAR encoded by the coding sequence ATGAGACTCATTTTGGTTCGAAAAGCCAGTGTGAAGAGAGTCATCATGCTAAGTGTTACTATGGTTGTACTTCATTTTTTAGCAATGCAGTATATAATAGGTGATGATTTTGAAAATGTGGACATGTCAGTATTGGCTGGGCATACGATTGCGATTGATCCTGGGCACGGTGGCATTGATAGTGGGGCAAATGCGAATAATGTAGACGAGAAAGAGATTACCTTAACCATTTCGACGAAATTAGCGAGTCTTCTGCAGCAATATGGAGCAAAGGTTATACTCACAAGAGAAGCCGATGTGGATTATTATACGAAAGGCAAGGGCGGTAAACGCAATGATTTATTAGAACGTGCTAAGATCATTAATCATTCAGGTGCAGAGCTGTATGTAAGCATTCATTGCAATGCGTATCGAGGAGCTAGTTTATCAGGTGCACAAGTATTTTATAATCCTAAATTTGAGATGAATAAGGCATTGGCAACACGGCTGCAGCATGTATTAAAAGAGTTTCCCCCAGGAAATAAACGTCAGGTAAAAGAGGATTTGCACATTTTATTATTGAATGAAATCAATATACCGGGTGTGTTAGTTGAAGCAGGATATTTAACCAATAAGGAAGAAGCATCTTTATTAGCAGATGATCATTACCAACAGAAGATGGTGGAGAATATTGCAAAGGCATTGGCGTATCATTTCTATAAAAATGCGGCAAGATAA
- the rplM gene encoding 50S ribosomal protein L13 gives MKTFMANAATIERKWYVVDAEGKTLGRLAAEVAKVLRGKHKPTFTPHVDTGDHVIVINADKVALTGKKLVQKTYFRHSGYVGGTTFVTAGKMLADKPERVLELAIRGMLPKNRLGRQMYRKLQVYRGAEHPHAAQLPEVLEFNIR, from the coding sequence ATGAAAACATTTATGGCAAATGCTGCCACCATAGAACGTAAGTGGTATGTTGTAGATGCAGAAGGTAAAACTTTAGGTAGATTAGCTGCCGAAGTAGCAAAAGTTCTTCGCGGCAAACATAAACCGACATTTACTCCGCATGTTGATACCGGTGACCATGTTATCGTCATCAACGCTGATAAAGTAGCATTAACTGGTAAAAAGTTAGTACAAAAAACATATTTCCGTCATTCTGGTTATGTAGGTGGAACTACATTCGTTACTGCTGGTAAAATGCTTGCAGACAAACCAGAAAGAGTGCTTGAGCTGGCTATTAGGGGTATGTTACCTAAGAACCGTCTTGGCCGCCAGATGTATCGTAAATTGCAAGTATATCGTGGTGCTGAGCATCCGCATGCTGCGCAATTACCAGAAGTATTAGAATTTAACATAAGATAA
- a CDS encoding energy-coupling factor transporter transmembrane component T family protein has translation MLTDIMLGQYFPGNSLLHLLDPRTKIISTILFISSIFLADTYQAYIILAAFIVFIIALAAIPPTMILRSLKPLWIIIVLTLLIHIFTTPGSIIYKIGPLAATQEGVRQGLFMTIRLVFLIVVSSLLTFTTSPIALTDGIERLLNPFKKIGLPAHELAMMMTIALRFIPTLLEETDKIMKAQMARGADFTSGNILRRARNMIPLLVPLFISAFRRADELATAMEARCYRGGHQRTRMKELHITKRDWLAYGVLGIIIGVLVAVRIYSK, from the coding sequence TTGCTAACAGATATTATGCTGGGACAATATTTTCCTGGTAATTCCTTACTTCATTTACTAGATCCGCGTACGAAGATTATTAGTACGATATTATTTATCAGCAGCATTTTTCTAGCAGATACCTATCAGGCGTATATCATACTAGCTGCTTTTATTGTATTCATCATTGCCTTAGCGGCAATACCTCCTACTATGATTTTACGCTCCTTAAAGCCATTGTGGATCATTATTGTATTGACCTTACTTATTCATATTTTTACTACACCGGGGAGCATTATCTATAAGATTGGTCCATTGGCGGCGACCCAGGAAGGTGTCCGGCAAGGACTTTTTATGACAATCAGACTTGTTTTTTTAATTGTTGTATCTTCTTTATTGACATTTACCACTTCCCCCATCGCATTGACCGATGGGATTGAGCGCTTACTTAACCCTTTTAAGAAAATAGGTCTGCCTGCACATGAGTTGGCGATGATGATGACAATTGCCCTTCGTTTTATTCCAACGTTGCTGGAAGAAACAGATAAAATCATGAAAGCGCAAATGGCAAGAGGAGCGGATTTTACATCAGGGAATATATTGCGCCGTGCACGTAACATGATTCCTTTACTCGTCCCGCTGTTTATTAGTGCATTTCGTCGTGCGGATGAACTGGCTACAGCTATGGAGGCCAGATGCTACCGAGGCGGGCATCAAAGAACCCGCATGAAAGAACTCCACATTACAAAGAGAGATTGGCTGGCATATGGAGTATTAGGCATTATCATTGGAGTGCTAGTTGCAGTGAGGATATATAGTAAGTAG
- a CDS encoding energy-coupling factor transporter ATPase, translating into MSIRLQDVTYIYMSKTPYEKAAIKKIDLEIKQGEFVGIIGHTGSGKSTLVQHLNGLLKPSSGMVHIDGQNIHEKGETARNAKRSVGMVFQYPEHQLFEESVYEDIAFGPRNLGVKEEEIETRVKKALDFVGLDFEKFAKRTPFQLSGGQMRRVAIAGVVALDPKYLVLDEPSAGLDPRGRDEIFGQIINLHKATGITVVLVSHNMEDVARMANRLIVMNKGEILLDGKPKDIFCNHQAQLKEAGVDVPPLTLLMNQFKQRGLEIDSAVIDIATAAQNVYKAVRRG; encoded by the coding sequence ATGTCCATAAGATTACAAGATGTTACTTACATTTACATGTCTAAAACCCCATATGAAAAGGCGGCAATAAAAAAGATTGATCTTGAGATAAAACAAGGTGAATTTGTTGGAATTATTGGACATACTGGCTCAGGCAAATCAACATTAGTGCAGCATTTAAATGGTCTATTAAAACCTTCATCAGGTATGGTTCACATAGATGGGCAGAATATACATGAAAAGGGAGAAACTGCAAGGAATGCCAAACGAAGTGTAGGTATGGTGTTTCAATATCCAGAACATCAACTATTTGAAGAAAGTGTATATGAAGATATTGCCTTTGGTCCACGCAACCTGGGAGTAAAGGAAGAGGAAATTGAGACCAGAGTAAAAAAGGCACTGGATTTTGTTGGTCTTGATTTTGAAAAATTTGCAAAACGTACGCCATTTCAGCTCAGTGGAGGGCAAATGAGGCGAGTTGCCATTGCAGGTGTGGTAGCCTTAGATCCAAAATATTTAGTCCTGGATGAGCCTTCTGCTGGACTTGACCCGCGAGGACGGGATGAAATCTTTGGGCAAATCATCAATTTACATAAGGCTACAGGGATTACCGTAGTCCTGGTTTCTCACAATATGGAAGATGTTGCACGTATGGCGAATCGATTGATTGTTATGAATAAAGGTGAAATTCTCTTAGATGGTAAACCAAAGGATATTTTCTGTAATCATCAGGCCCAGTTAAAAGAAGCAGGTGTGGATGTACCACCCCTTACTTTATTGATGAATCAATTTAAACAACGGGGTTTAGAAATTGATAGTGCAGTAATCGATATTGCAACTGCTGCGCAAAACGTATATAAAGCCGTAAGGAGGGGTTAA
- a CDS encoding energy-coupling factor transporter ATPase — protein sequence MGEFITVKDMCHTYLAHEGEEVQALDHINIAIGKGEFVAIIGTNGSGKSTLAKHLNALLTPSSGQCLINGMDTKEQENLWEIRQTVGMVFQNPDNQIVATLVEEDVAFGPENLGVPPDEIRNRVTEALKDVGMEDYRQHGPHLLSGGQKQRVAIAGVLAMRSNCLVLDEPTAMLDPQGRQEVLSTVLRLHREQNITVVYITHFMEEAVAADRVIVMEQGKVVMEGVPKTIFSQVNRLKELGLDVPVAAEFAYRLRQLTMKIPEDIITDAELVVAVCP from the coding sequence ATGGGAGAATTTATAACAGTGAAAGATATGTGCCATACGTATCTTGCTCATGAGGGCGAAGAGGTACAGGCACTTGATCATATAAATATAGCCATAGGAAAAGGCGAATTTGTCGCTATTATTGGCACCAATGGATCAGGCAAATCTACATTGGCAAAGCATCTGAATGCACTACTGACCCCTTCAAGCGGCCAGTGTCTCATCAATGGGATGGATACGAAAGAGCAAGAGAATCTTTGGGAAATTAGACAGACTGTTGGTATGGTGTTTCAAAACCCGGATAATCAAATTGTTGCCACCCTGGTAGAAGAAGATGTTGCTTTTGGTCCGGAAAACTTAGGGGTGCCGCCAGACGAAATTCGAAATCGAGTAACGGAAGCATTGAAGGATGTAGGCATGGAAGACTATCGGCAGCATGGGCCTCACTTATTATCAGGTGGACAAAAACAGCGAGTGGCAATTGCCGGGGTATTAGCCATGCGTTCTAACTGCTTAGTGTTAGATGAACCGACAGCAATGCTTGACCCTCAGGGGAGGCAAGAAGTCTTATCGACAGTACTCAGACTGCATCGTGAACAGAATATAACAGTCGTATATATTACACATTTTATGGAAGAAGCGGTTGCTGCGGATCGTGTCATTGTTATGGAGCAAGGCAAGGTTGTTATGGAAGGCGTGCCTAAGACGATCTTTAGTCAAGTAAATCGTTTAAAAGAATTAGGCCTTGACGTTCCTGTAGCGGCAGAATTTGCATATCGTTTACGGCAGCTTACTATGAAAATACCAGAAGACATTATTACAGATGCGGAATTGGTGGTGGCTGTATGTCCATAA
- the rplQ gene encoding 50S ribosomal protein L17 — MGYRKLGRDSSARKALFRSILTSFFAYERIETTEAKAKEINGLAEKMITLAKRGDLHARRQVLSSLMDEEVVTKLFDVIAPKYATRQGGYTRIMKLGPRRGDAAPMVILELV, encoded by the coding sequence ATGGGCTATAGAAAGTTAGGACGAGACTCTAGCGCACGTAAAGCGCTGTTTCGCAGCATCTTGACTTCCTTCTTTGCATACGAGCGTATTGAAACAACAGAAGCTAAAGCGAAAGAAATCAATGGTCTTGCTGAAAAGATGATTACTTTGGCTAAGCGCGGTGACTTACATGCTCGCCGTCAAGTGTTATCAAGCCTCATGGATGAAGAAGTAGTTACAAAATTGTTTGACGTGATTGCCCCTAAATATGCTACTCGTCAAGGCGGTTATACCCGTATTATGAAATTGGGACCGCGTCGTGGCGATGCTGCACCAATGGTAATATTGGAATTGGTCTAA